In a single window of the Tellurirhabdus bombi genome:
- a CDS encoding ABC transporter permease — MLQNYFKIAWRNLIRRKFYVLVTLLGLSISITFALLIGSYISGELQVNRTLRNAEQQWLVQSRWKSPGMGNEIASLAPLGPTLKSQYPTLVANYYRLYGVTAIVSQGQTHFRESIQVGDSTLLPMFGFPLLHGNPKTALQQPNTIVLTAEKARKFFGTTDVLNRSLTVQTPVGGKQVFTVTGVLEDLPPNSVTQLFAMPDGLFIPMRNAGYFMDPAGMESWQNNTIVTYVELRNEASPTELTRAISQLIAANAPEHIKTNFQPYLISLPDHHLKANNGLIEKLILTLSLVAVFILLMAVVNFVNITIGTSASRLREIGVRKALGGQKKQIAAQFLTEALMLTGMAVLLGLIGYELGRSAFAQVLGKPIVSLLDWSGYAFLAALSLLLLVGLLAGGYPAFVLAALPSVETIKGKLTAVSQPLGLRRTLIIFQFTVAIAVFISAVVIARQVAYFFDKTLGYQKEQVLAITSVPRDWSKEGVERMQLVRNRFTRIPGVRSASLSFEIPDGASEGNANMFVEGQDSTQAITTQLLSTDEQFTETYQMRMAAGQFFGKTYDQDRIVLNEAAARALGWKKPVDALGKRVRLAGMGSATVSGVVQNFHFSSLRDAIQPLAFFDVRTSTIYRYLSFKLEADRIPETISAVQQEWTKTFPDAPFEYKFMDDTLQKLYQTETQLRAAARLATALALIIVLLGVLGLVSLNVTQRTKEIGIRKVLGASVPHIIGLFLREFVSVIIVANLIAWPLAYWLLNNWLSRFAYRQEISWQPFALVAVVLVLLTAGLVSLQTIKTALLNPVKSLKTE, encoded by the coding sequence ATGCTTCAGAACTACTTTAAAATTGCCTGGAGAAACCTCATTCGCCGTAAATTTTACGTGCTGGTGACACTGCTGGGCCTGAGCATTTCCATCACTTTCGCGCTTCTGATCGGGAGTTACATCAGCGGCGAACTACAGGTAAACCGAACGCTCCGAAATGCGGAACAACAATGGCTGGTCCAGAGTCGCTGGAAAAGCCCCGGCATGGGCAACGAAATTGCTTCGCTGGCACCACTCGGACCAACGCTGAAAAGCCAGTATCCAACGCTGGTGGCAAATTACTACCGATTGTACGGCGTTACGGCCATTGTTTCTCAGGGACAGACGCACTTTCGGGAATCGATTCAGGTAGGCGATTCGACGCTGCTTCCGATGTTTGGTTTCCCCTTGTTGCACGGCAACCCTAAAACGGCGCTTCAACAACCCAACACGATTGTCCTGACCGCCGAAAAAGCCCGGAAATTTTTCGGAACAACCGACGTTTTGAATCGCTCCCTGACGGTGCAGACGCCCGTTGGCGGCAAACAGGTTTTTACGGTTACGGGAGTGCTGGAAGACTTGCCTCCGAACTCCGTAACCCAGCTTTTTGCCATGCCCGATGGCCTGTTTATTCCGATGCGGAACGCGGGCTATTTCATGGACCCGGCGGGTATGGAATCGTGGCAGAATAATACCATCGTCACCTACGTGGAATTGCGGAACGAAGCTTCTCCGACGGAGTTAACCCGCGCCATTTCGCAGCTGATTGCGGCCAATGCGCCGGAACACATCAAAACCAATTTTCAGCCTTATCTGATTTCGCTACCCGATCATCACCTGAAAGCAAACAACGGGCTTATTGAAAAACTGATCCTGACCCTGAGTCTGGTCGCTGTTTTTATTCTCCTGATGGCGGTGGTCAATTTTGTCAATATCACCATTGGTACGTCGGCTTCGCGGCTGCGGGAAATTGGCGTCCGGAAAGCGTTGGGTGGTCAGAAAAAGCAGATCGCAGCCCAGTTTCTGACCGAAGCCTTGATGCTGACCGGAATGGCGGTGCTGCTGGGATTGATTGGGTATGAATTGGGTCGGTCGGCCTTTGCGCAAGTTCTGGGTAAGCCGATCGTGTCGCTGCTCGACTGGTCGGGGTATGCCTTCCTGGCCGCTTTGTCGCTCTTGCTATTGGTGGGTTTGCTGGCGGGGGGCTATCCAGCTTTTGTGCTGGCGGCATTGCCATCCGTAGAAACCATCAAAGGGAAACTAACGGCAGTATCGCAGCCGCTTGGCCTGCGCCGAACACTCATTATTTTTCAGTTTACGGTGGCGATTGCGGTCTTTATTAGCGCGGTGGTGATTGCTCGGCAGGTGGCTTATTTCTTTGACAAAACGCTTGGTTATCAGAAAGAACAGGTGCTGGCCATAACCTCCGTACCGCGCGACTGGTCGAAGGAAGGGGTGGAGCGGATGCAACTGGTCCGCAACCGCTTTACGCGCATTCCGGGCGTGCGGAGTGCAAGCCTTTCCTTCGAAATTCCCGACGGGGCGAGCGAAGGCAACGCCAATATGTTCGTGGAAGGGCAGGACAGCACGCAGGCAATAACCACCCAGTTGCTAAGCACCGATGAGCAGTTTACGGAAACCTACCAGATGCGGATGGCTGCCGGTCAGTTTTTTGGGAAAACGTACGACCAGGATCGCATTGTACTGAACGAGGCCGCCGCCCGTGCGCTGGGCTGGAAAAAACCGGTGGACGCCTTGGGCAAGCGGGTGCGGCTCGCGGGAATGGGCAGTGCCACTGTGAGTGGTGTGGTGCAAAACTTTCATTTTAGCTCCCTGCGCGATGCCATTCAGCCGTTGGCTTTCTTCGATGTTCGAACGTCTACTATTTACCGGTACCTATCTTTCAAGCTGGAGGCTGACCGGATACCGGAGACGATCAGCGCGGTGCAGCAGGAGTGGACAAAAACATTCCCCGACGCTCCATTTGAATATAAATTCATGGATGACACCCTGCAGAAACTTTACCAGACCGAAACACAGCTACGCGCGGCGGCCCGTCTGGCAACCGCGCTGGCGTTAATTATTGTGTTGCTGGGTGTATTGGGATTGGTTTCGCTGAACGTCACGCAGCGGACCAAGGAAATCGGGATCAGGAAAGTACTGGGTGCTTCGGTTCCGCACATCATCGGGCTGTTTCTGCGGGAATTTGTTTCGGTAATCATCGTGGCCAACCTGATTGCCTGGCCGCTGGCCTACTGGCTGCTGAACAACTGGCTTTCGCGGTTTGCTTACCGCCAGGAAATAAGCTGGCAGCCCTTCGCTTTAGTCGCGGTTGTCCTGGTTTTGCTAACGGCAGGGCTCGTTAGTTTGCAAACGATAAAAACGGCCTTACTGAATCCGGTGAAAAGTCTTAAAACAGAGTAA
- a CDS encoding ABC transporter permease has translation MLLNYFTVAFRNLIRHRAFSIINITGLAIGIAACLLILQYVVFELSYDKFHAKSARIYRVQQNRYEEGKLSTQWAAGAYAVGNSFKDAFPEVEDYVKLIQQQSLMADYKHKNIKLEKGFIASPSFFSVFSYPLVAGNPKVALEKPYTLVLAKSAAQRLFGTENAVGKAVRLNNREAFEVTGVYEDMPANTHLKADYLISYATFITQAGKDSKPDEAWDWDGCLTYLLLKPSANAQALEAKFPGLVKKLIDNEPTQTHTSVSYQLQPLRDIHLYSHLMMEAETNGDGQTVYLLLGIAFFIIVIAWVNYINLATARALNRAKEVGVRKAVGSLRSQLITQFITESAVLNAIAVLLALGIVALGIPIFNDLSGQQLTLSLLENGTFWLSLSALFLLGTFLSGLYPAFVLSGFKPVEVLKGKVANARQGILLRKSLVVLQFAASLFLLVGTLAVFRQIQFMRAQKLGLDIEQTLIIRPPLVSNDSTYLQQMQAFKEELTRFAAIRSVSASTTIPGQPVIWNAGGIKVLGTERSSQYRVIGVDYDYLKTYGLKLISGRNFAKEFGSDPKALIFNKMAVKQLGFDKPEEAIGKQIDFWGETFTLVGVVDNFHQQSLREAYEPLILRLIPDVKGYFSVKMMAGQSAQMVSTLKSAWNQFFPGNPFEYFFLDQHFNDQYRADQRFGQVFGFFTALAILVACLGLFGLASFTTMQRTKEIGIRKVLGASVGEILRLLYKDFAVLVLVSSVIATPLAWYAISQWLQSYAFRVDQPWWVFVVPLFVVMLVALATVSFQSVKAALTNPVKSLKTE, from the coding sequence ATGCTGCTTAACTACTTTACGGTTGCTTTTCGAAACCTGATTCGGCACAGAGCCTTTTCAATCATCAACATTACGGGCTTAGCCATTGGCATTGCCGCTTGTCTGCTGATTCTGCAATACGTGGTCTTTGAGCTAAGTTATGACAAGTTTCACGCAAAAAGCGCCCGGATTTACCGCGTCCAGCAGAATCGGTATGAGGAAGGAAAATTGAGCACACAATGGGCTGCCGGTGCCTACGCGGTGGGAAATTCGTTCAAGGATGCTTTTCCCGAAGTGGAGGATTACGTCAAGCTTATTCAGCAACAGTCATTGATGGCTGATTATAAGCATAAAAACATCAAGCTTGAAAAAGGGTTTATTGCCAGTCCGTCGTTCTTTTCCGTATTTTCCTACCCACTTGTGGCTGGTAATCCTAAAGTCGCCCTGGAAAAACCCTACACCCTTGTTCTCGCCAAGTCGGCGGCGCAGCGTTTGTTCGGAACTGAGAATGCAGTCGGGAAAGCCGTTCGGCTGAATAACCGGGAGGCTTTTGAAGTAACGGGTGTTTATGAGGACATGCCCGCTAATACGCATCTGAAAGCGGATTATTTGATTTCCTACGCGACATTCATAACGCAGGCAGGGAAGGACAGTAAGCCCGACGAAGCCTGGGATTGGGACGGCTGTTTAACCTATCTTCTCCTGAAGCCCAGTGCAAATGCCCAGGCGCTTGAAGCCAAGTTTCCGGGTCTGGTGAAAAAGTTGATCGACAACGAGCCGACCCAAACGCATACGTCGGTGTCGTATCAGCTACAGCCGCTGCGCGATATTCATTTGTATTCGCACCTGATGATGGAGGCCGAAACCAACGGTGATGGACAAACGGTCTATTTACTGCTAGGAATCGCTTTTTTCATCATCGTTATTGCCTGGGTTAATTACATCAATCTGGCTACGGCGCGGGCGCTCAATCGGGCCAAAGAGGTGGGCGTGCGGAAAGCAGTTGGTTCGTTGCGGAGCCAGTTGATCACTCAATTTATTACCGAGTCGGCCGTACTCAACGCCATTGCCGTTTTGTTGGCGCTAGGAATCGTCGCTTTAGGCATTCCCATTTTTAACGATTTGTCGGGCCAGCAGCTAACCCTTTCCCTGCTCGAAAACGGAACGTTCTGGCTTTCTTTGTCGGCCCTTTTCCTGCTGGGGACTTTCCTGTCGGGGCTTTATCCGGCCTTTGTTTTGTCGGGCTTCAAGCCGGTTGAAGTGCTAAAAGGCAAGGTCGCCAACGCGCGTCAGGGAATTTTGCTCCGAAAATCACTGGTTGTGCTTCAGTTTGCCGCTTCGCTGTTTTTGCTGGTAGGAACGCTGGCTGTTTTTCGCCAGATTCAGTTTATGCGGGCCCAAAAGCTGGGGCTAGACATTGAACAGACCCTGATTATCAGGCCACCTCTGGTAAGCAACGATTCGACGTATTTGCAGCAGATGCAGGCGTTTAAAGAAGAGCTAACCCGCTTTGCAGCCATTCGCAGCGTTTCAGCCTCTACCACCATTCCCGGCCAGCCGGTTATCTGGAACGCGGGTGGAATTAAGGTGCTCGGAACTGAACGTAGCAGCCAATACCGGGTTATCGGAGTTGATTATGACTACTTGAAAACATATGGGTTAAAACTTATTAGCGGACGAAATTTTGCCAAAGAATTCGGCTCCGATCCGAAAGCACTCATTTTTAACAAAATGGCCGTGAAACAACTAGGCTTCGACAAACCCGAAGAGGCGATTGGCAAGCAGATTGATTTCTGGGGGGAAACCTTTACGCTGGTCGGGGTGGTGGATAATTTCCACCAGCAGTCTTTGCGGGAAGCTTACGAACCGCTGATTCTGCGGCTCATCCCGGATGTAAAAGGCTATTTTTCCGTTAAAATGATGGCCGGTCAATCCGCTCAGATGGTTTCCACCCTGAAAAGTGCCTGGAATCAATTTTTCCCCGGAAACCCGTTTGAATACTTTTTCCTGGACCAGCATTTTAATGATCAATACCGCGCCGATCAGCGATTCGGACAAGTGTTCGGCTTTTTCACCGCGTTGGCGATTCTGGTGGCCTGTCTCGGTCTATTCGGGCTGGCTTCGTTCACGACGATGCAGCGGACCAAAGAAATCGGCATTCGGAAAGTGCTGGGCGCGTCGGTCGGCGAAATCCTGCGGTTGCTGTACAAAGATTTTGCCGTTCTGGTCCTTGTTAGCTCCGTCATTGCCACGCCGTTGGCCTGGTATGCCATTAGCCAGTGGCTACAGAGTTACGCCTTCCGGGTCGATCAGCCCTGGTGGGTCTTTGTCGTGCCTCTCTTTGTCGTTATGCTGGTTGCCTTGGCTACCGTTAGTTTCCAGTCGGTAAAAGCGGCCCTGACGAACCCAGTGAAAAGCCTCAAGACGGAATAA
- a CDS encoding ABC transporter permease encodes MLRNYFKIAWRNLMKSKIFSFINVVGLAVGLTCCILIAAFVTDELSYDRYPAQAEQIYRVELHLTENESVTDFSNVDGAVGPGIKEAFPEVQNVTRLLPRGDVFMRYEDKQFKEKTIAFVDSNFLEIFSLPLSEGDRKTALREPGSIVVTRAFAQKYFGNGPALGKAILFGKSEEVRKVTGVIEKIPGNTHFHFDAFLSTADLGQRQPTWSNVGFYTYIVLDKNADPAKLEAKFPQLVAKHVVPEIQRDMGVSLAEAQKSVNTFRFFLLPLTDIHLHSASKFELAANGNINSVYIFSILAVFILLLAIVNFTNLSTASAAGRAKEIGIRKVMGSVKAQLINQFLLESILLTFLALLLAVLASSLLLPYFNQLAGKEILLPSLLSVRNLVLMLVFGLGVGVLAGAYPAFLLSLSKITAVLKGGSTLQASRRSALRSGLVVFQFAISGTLIIATTVAYQQLHFMQNKTVGYDKDQVLVIQDSYMLGQNEKVFKQQLLGDSRVIQASVSGNVPVGLGSGTEGTQIYAKREQGNEQRAEIQTGVYRVDEDYLATLGIQLKAGRFLSKEFLSDTAAAIINETAVRELGLGKTSPIGKKIVRSGQREFTIVGVVKDFHYTSTRQKIAPLVMLSMRNSGAILVKVKATDVAELVASFKQQWAAFNPPAPFTYTFLDDRFESLYESEQKTSQLFTIFAVISIVIACLGLFGLAAFTAESRTKEIGVRKVLGASVPNIILLLSGDFLKLVLIAIVIASPLAWFAMNRWLEDFAYRVEISWWVFALAGVLAVVIAFVTVSFQSVKAALTNPVKSLKAE; translated from the coding sequence ATGCTACGTAACTACTTCAAAATTGCCTGGCGAAACTTGATGAAGAGCAAGATTTTCTCGTTCATCAACGTCGTTGGACTAGCCGTTGGTTTGACGTGCTGTATCCTGATTGCTGCCTTTGTAACGGATGAGTTGAGTTATGATCGGTATCCAGCTCAGGCGGAGCAGATTTACCGAGTTGAATTACACCTAACTGAAAATGAGAGCGTAACTGATTTTTCGAATGTAGACGGGGCAGTTGGCCCGGGCATAAAGGAGGCTTTCCCGGAGGTGCAGAATGTTACTCGTCTGTTGCCGAGGGGAGACGTTTTCATGCGTTACGAAGATAAGCAGTTTAAGGAAAAAACCATCGCCTTTGTTGATTCCAACTTTCTGGAAATCTTCTCGCTTCCGCTGTCGGAGGGCGATCGCAAAACGGCACTCAGGGAACCGGGGTCAATTGTCGTTACCAGAGCATTTGCGCAAAAATATTTTGGAAATGGCCCCGCGCTGGGTAAAGCAATCCTGTTTGGGAAAAGTGAAGAGGTTCGTAAAGTGACGGGCGTCATCGAAAAAATTCCCGGCAACACGCATTTTCACTTCGATGCTTTTTTGAGTACGGCTGATCTGGGCCAGCGGCAACCTACCTGGAGTAACGTTGGATTTTACACGTACATCGTTCTGGATAAAAACGCAGATCCGGCAAAACTGGAAGCCAAATTTCCGCAATTGGTGGCCAAGCACGTGGTTCCAGAAATACAGCGCGATATGGGCGTCAGTCTGGCCGAAGCCCAAAAGTCGGTCAATACGTTTCGCTTTTTTCTCCTGCCGTTGACGGACATTCACCTGCATTCTGCTTCGAAGTTCGAACTGGCGGCAAATGGCAATATTAATTCGGTTTATATTTTCAGCATTCTGGCCGTTTTTATTCTGCTCCTGGCGATTGTCAATTTTACCAACTTATCGACGGCCAGTGCTGCGGGACGCGCTAAAGAAATTGGGATCCGAAAGGTAATGGGTTCGGTCAAGGCGCAGTTGATTAACCAGTTCCTGCTCGAATCCATTTTGCTTACGTTTCTGGCCCTGCTGCTCGCCGTGCTGGCCAGTAGTCTGTTGTTGCCTTATTTCAATCAACTGGCCGGGAAAGAAATTCTGCTCCCTAGCCTGTTGTCGGTACGAAATCTCGTTTTGATGTTGGTCTTTGGCCTTGGCGTGGGGGTCCTGGCAGGGGCTTATCCGGCTTTTTTGCTTTCGCTATCCAAAATCACGGCGGTTTTGAAAGGCGGGTCCACCTTACAGGCGAGTCGGCGCAGTGCGTTACGAAGTGGCCTGGTTGTCTTTCAGTTTGCCATTTCCGGGACGTTGATCATCGCCACAACGGTGGCTTACCAGCAATTGCATTTCATGCAGAATAAAACGGTCGGGTATGACAAAGACCAGGTTTTGGTGATTCAGGATTCCTACATGCTGGGTCAGAATGAAAAAGTATTCAAACAGCAACTGCTCGGAGATAGTCGCGTCATTCAGGCGAGTGTTTCGGGAAATGTTCCGGTAGGTCTGGGCAGCGGCACGGAAGGCACGCAGATTTACGCGAAACGAGAGCAGGGCAACGAGCAGCGCGCCGAAATTCAGACGGGTGTTTACCGGGTAGATGAGGACTACCTCGCTACTTTGGGCATACAATTGAAAGCAGGACGGTTTCTTTCGAAAGAATTTTTGAGCGATACGGCAGCGGCCATCATCAACGAAACGGCTGTTCGCGAATTAGGTCTGGGAAAAACCAGCCCCATCGGTAAAAAGATTGTTCGTTCCGGGCAAAGGGAGTTTACCATCGTTGGCGTGGTGAAGGACTTTCATTACACATCTACCCGGCAAAAAATTGCGCCGCTGGTGATGTTATCCATGCGCAATTCTGGGGCGATTCTGGTAAAAGTCAAAGCCACGGACGTTGCGGAGCTGGTGGCTTCGTTCAAGCAGCAATGGGCCGCCTTTAATCCGCCTGCCCCTTTTACGTACACGTTTCTGGACGATCGTTTTGAGTCCTTGTACGAAAGTGAACAGAAGACCAGCCAATTGTTCACCATCTTCGCGGTGATATCGATTGTTATTGCCTGTCTGGGCTTGTTTGGGCTGGCGGCCTTTACCGCCGAGAGTCGCACGAAGGAGATTGGCGTTCGAAAGGTGTTGGGTGCCTCGGTGCCAAATATCATTTTGCTCCTCTCCGGTGATTTCCTGAAGCTGGTGCTCATTGCCATCGTTATCGCGTCGCCGCTGGCGTGGTTCGCCATGAATCGCTGGCTGGAAGATTTTGCCTACCGGGTCGAAATTAGCTGGTGGGTCTTTGCACTGGCGGGTGTTCTGGCCGTTGTCATTGCGTTTGTAACCGTGAGCTTTCAGAGCGTCAAAGCCGCGTTGACAAATCCCGTGAAAAGCCTGAAGGCCGAATAG
- a CDS encoding ABC transporter permease, giving the protein MLKNYLKIAYRNLIRQKGFSAINITGLTVGLTCCCLIVLFVRHELSYDTFQKKYDRIYRITYLPKFAGLTEPLALTPPPVSPLLTEAFSEIERSARVYRSSATIEVPNQRHENPLKFDEERFFFGDSTLLDIFSFQFRQGDPRTALKDKFTVVITDEIAAKYFGSENPLGKTLLYEGKHPLRVTGVVDKFPDNSHIHLDLLANYETMFATESETARQNLPQNWVISHGYTYVLLRPGRSPETVNARFPQFLMTHADKELAKDIVYKLEAMKDFHLRSDAQNTPEAPGSLTYLYIFVGIALITLLIACINFVNLSTARSLKRAKEVGIRKVLGSEKKQLIAQFLGESMLLSFIALALTFVAIALLLPALNNLTGKQFTLGYVLNDGWFVAAFVGIALLTGLLSGSYPAFFVSGFQPIATLKGSFISRKAKGGAVRQLLLGVQFVASIALIIGALVTFQQLRYVQNQPLGFKKDFIITANTRNEKITNVFANRTDSTYYRLRTFRDILLKNPQIQQVTLSTGGMGAGSVRRNVVPEGRTSDDLLFIGAMGVDFNFAQTYGLKFVAGRDLSEDFPTDKTEGFLINETGVKQLGWKTAAEAVGKSLNLEGKQGKIVGVLKDFHNQSLQNPIEGMLLTIDQPLLRLFSIKINTQNSAETIKVIQKEWDRYFPEKEFAYEFLDQTIERLYEREQRFGKLIGYFAGLAILISCLGLYGLVALVTQQKTKEIGIRKVLGASVGSIVGLLSRDFVLLVVASLVIASPLAWWVMNDWLKGFAYRIDLAWWIFALAGLLVVVVTLLTVSLQSIKAALINPVKSLRSE; this is encoded by the coding sequence ATGCTCAAGAACTATCTTAAAATTGCGTATCGAAACCTAATCAGGCAGAAAGGCTTTTCGGCGATCAACATTACAGGCCTCACCGTTGGGCTTACCTGCTGCTGTTTGATCGTCTTGTTTGTGCGGCATGAATTGAGCTACGATACCTTCCAGAAAAAATACGACCGCATCTACCGGATTACGTACCTGCCGAAATTCGCGGGACTAACGGAACCGCTGGCATTAACCCCGCCGCCGGTCTCGCCTTTGCTGACGGAAGCCTTCTCGGAAATCGAAAGATCAGCGCGTGTATACCGCAGCAGCGCCACCATTGAAGTGCCTAACCAACGGCATGAAAATCCGCTCAAATTCGATGAAGAGCGTTTCTTCTTCGGAGACTCGACCCTATTGGATATTTTCTCGTTCCAGTTCCGGCAGGGCGATCCGCGTACGGCGCTGAAAGACAAGTTCACCGTGGTTATCACCGACGAAATTGCCGCCAAGTATTTCGGGTCTGAAAATCCGTTGGGAAAAACGCTGCTTTACGAAGGGAAGCACCCGTTGCGGGTGACGGGCGTGGTGGATAAATTCCCGGATAACTCGCATATCCACCTGGATTTGCTGGCTAATTATGAGACCATGTTCGCGACGGAAAGCGAAACGGCCCGCCAAAATCTTCCGCAAAATTGGGTCATTTCGCACGGCTATACGTATGTTCTGCTCCGACCGGGCCGTTCGCCAGAGACAGTGAATGCGCGTTTTCCGCAGTTTTTGATGACTCATGCCGATAAAGAATTGGCGAAAGACATTGTGTATAAGCTGGAAGCCATGAAGGATTTTCACCTTCGGTCCGACGCGCAGAACACCCCCGAAGCACCGGGCAGCCTGACTTATCTGTACATTTTTGTCGGTATTGCCTTGATTACGCTGCTAATCGCCTGCATCAACTTCGTGAATCTGTCAACGGCGCGGTCGCTGAAACGGGCGAAGGAGGTGGGCATTCGAAAAGTATTGGGCAGCGAAAAAAAGCAGTTAATTGCGCAATTTTTGGGTGAATCCATGCTGTTGAGTTTCATTGCGTTGGCTCTGACTTTTGTGGCAATTGCGCTGTTATTACCCGCTCTGAACAACCTGACCGGCAAGCAATTTACGCTAGGTTACGTCCTGAATGACGGCTGGTTTGTGGCTGCCTTTGTTGGAATTGCGCTGCTGACGGGGCTGCTTTCCGGTAGTTACCCCGCCTTTTTTGTATCCGGTTTTCAGCCCATCGCCACGTTGAAAGGAAGTTTTATAAGCCGTAAGGCCAAGGGTGGGGCCGTGCGTCAATTACTGCTTGGCGTGCAGTTTGTGGCTTCCATTGCCTTGATTATCGGTGCTTTGGTTACGTTTCAGCAGTTGCGCTACGTGCAGAACCAGCCGTTGGGGTTTAAAAAAGACTTTATTATCACGGCCAATACTCGAAACGAAAAAATTACCAATGTATTCGCGAATCGAACCGACAGCACGTATTATCGTCTGAGGACGTTCCGGGATATTTTGCTGAAAAACCCGCAGATTCAGCAGGTTACCTTATCAACGGGGGGCATGGGAGCCGGGTCGGTTCGGCGCAATGTGGTACCGGAAGGCCGTACCAGCGATGATCTGCTGTTCATTGGAGCGATGGGCGTAGATTTTAATTTTGCCCAGACGTACGGTCTTAAATTCGTAGCAGGGCGGGATCTGTCTGAAGATTTCCCGACCGATAAAACGGAGGGTTTTCTGATCAACGAGACGGGGGTCAAACAATTAGGCTGGAAAACGGCGGCGGAAGCCGTTGGGAAGTCGCTCAATCTGGAAGGCAAGCAGGGCAAAATTGTCGGAGTACTGAAAGATTTTCATAACCAATCGCTGCAAAATCCCATCGAAGGCATGTTGCTGACCATCGATCAGCCCTTATTAAGGCTGTTTTCCATCAAGATAAACACCCAGAACAGCGCTGAAACTATTAAGGTGATTCAAAAAGAGTGGGATCGGTATTTCCCGGAAAAAGAATTTGCGTATGAATTTCTGGATCAGACCATCGAGCGTCTGTATGAGCGCGAGCAGCGATTTGGCAAGCTCATTGGCTATTTTGCCGGTCTGGCTATCTTGATTTCCTGCCTTGGTTTGTACGGACTGGTGGCACTAGTAACGCAGCAGAAAACTAAGGAAATCGGCATTCGCAAAGTGCTGGGCGCGTCGGTTGGCAGCATCGTCGGGCTCTTGTCGCGGGATTTTGTTCTGCTGGTTGTGGCGTCTCTGGTTATAGCCTCGCCGCTCGCGTGGTGGGTCATGAACGACTGGCTAAAAGGGTTCGCTTACCGCATTGACCTGGCGTGGTGGATTTTTGCGCTGGCGGGGCTGCTGGTTGTAGTCGTAACGTTGCTGACGGTGAGTCTCCAAAGCATCAAGGCCGCTTTAATTAATCCGGTGAAGAGTCTACGGAGCGAATAA
- a CDS encoding 3-keto-disaccharide hydrolase, producing MKKASFALLNLLFLAAFIAPEKDKWVSLFNGKDFSGWTIRGEKVKNDYRIENGEIVGTSKPNSQNTFLCTDRNYDDFVLELEAKMDTAMNSGIQFRSQSLPSYKNGRVHGYQAEIDASTRAWSGGLYDEARRAWLVNLKDNPAGQKAYKKHDWNKYRIEAWGKSVKIFLNGVKTTDYTDTLATTGFIALQVHGTKVERPMEVRWRNIRLMELTKK from the coding sequence ATGAAAAAAGCATCTTTTGCCTTACTCAATCTGCTGTTTCTGGCTGCCTTTATCGCACCTGAAAAGGACAAGTGGGTTTCTCTCTTTAACGGGAAAGATTTCTCCGGCTGGACCATCCGGGGTGAAAAAGTGAAGAATGACTACCGCATTGAAAACGGCGAGATTGTGGGCACTTCCAAACCCAATTCGCAGAACACGTTTTTGTGTACGGATAGGAATTACGATGATTTTGTTCTGGAGCTGGAGGCCAAGATGGACACCGCCATGAATTCGGGGATTCAGTTTCGGAGCCAGAGTCTACCCTCCTACAAAAATGGGCGCGTACACGGCTACCAGGCCGAAATCGACGCCTCTACCCGGGCCTGGAGCGGTGGCCTGTACGACGAAGCCCGGCGGGCCTGGCTGGTTAACCTCAAAGACAATCCGGCCGGTCAAAAAGCGTATAAAAAGCACGACTGGAATAAATACCGCATCGAAGCCTGGGGGAAATCTGTCAAAATATTCCTGAACGGCGTAAAAACCACCGATTATACCGATACACTGGCAACCACCGGCTTTATTGCCCTGCAAGTACACGGCACTAAGGTAGAGCGTCCAATGGAAGTGCGCTGGCGGAATATTCGGTTGATGGAACTCACCAAAAAATAG